A stretch of Elusimicrobiota bacterium DNA encodes these proteins:
- a CDS encoding recombinase family protein, translating to MKPDEGTKTRCAIYTRVSTDMQAEVEYNSCEAQEDRIRAFMASQEGFEVFKVYSDPGYPGPYNRPALQQLVGDVRAGEIDLVITYKIDRLTRSPRDFYQLIEFLEGHQASFISVTERFDTSTPSGRLLRNIMLTFAQFERELASERVKDKVIQRVHRGLYHGGHPPFGYRAENGALVLDPPRDVVVKRIFETYSETRSLQAAMKYLKKENILSRKGKPFCDSAIWYTLQKEVYTGKVVHKGKAYPGNTLPSFQRNFSSTSRR from the coding sequence ATGAAGCCAGATGAAGGCACAAAGACACGTTGCGCCATCTATACCCGCGTCTCGACCGACATGCAAGCGGAGGTGGAATACAACTCCTGCGAGGCCCAAGAGGACCGCATCCGGGCTTTCATGGCCAGTCAGGAAGGCTTTGAGGTCTTCAAGGTCTACTCGGATCCGGGATATCCGGGGCCATACAACCGGCCTGCTCTCCAGCAACTGGTCGGCGATGTCCGGGCGGGGGAAATCGACCTGGTTATCACTTACAAAATAGACCGCCTTACCCGGTCCCCCCGGGACTTTTACCAGTTGATTGAATTCCTTGAGGGCCACCAAGCCTCTTTCATTTCAGTCACAGAACGCTTCGACACGTCGACGCCTTCCGGCCGCCTCCTGCGCAACATCATGCTGACCTTCGCCCAATTCGAGCGCGAGTTGGCTTCCGAGCGCGTGAAGGATAAGGTCATACAACGTGTCCATCGCGGCCTTTATCATGGCGGCCACCCGCCCTTCGGATATAGGGCGGAAAACGGAGCTCTTGTTCTCGACCCGCCTCGAGACGTGGTGGTCAAACGCATCTTTGAAACCTATTCGGAGACCCGGTCTTTGCAGGCCGCTATGAAGTATCTGAAGAAGGAAAACATCTTATCTCGGAAAGGAAAGCCATTCTGCGACTCCGCCATCTGGTACACCCTTCAGAAGGAGGTCTACACCGGAAAGGTTGTCCACAAGGGAAAGGCCTACCCGGGCAACACGCTCCCATCATTTCAGAGGAACTTTTCCAGCACGTCCAGGCGCTAA
- the smpB gene encoding SsrA-binding protein SmpB: MTRIAENRRAHHKYAILDTYDGGLALTGPEVKSLRAGQVNLSDGFGRVENGEVFLWNVHISPYKQGSLHVTQEPTRKRKILLHRDEIRRLIGKMAIKGLTLVPLELYFSKSGFAKVKLGLAKGKTAPDQREDKKRKDLQREMRRDFSGRHRV, translated from the coding sequence ATGACTCGAATCGCTGAAAACCGCCGGGCCCATCACAAATACGCCATCCTGGACACCTACGACGGCGGGCTGGCCCTCACCGGGCCGGAGGTCAAATCCCTTCGCGCCGGCCAGGTCAATTTATCGGACGGCTTCGGCCGCGTTGAAAACGGCGAAGTGTTCCTTTGGAACGTGCACATTTCCCCCTACAAGCAGGGCTCCCTGCACGTCACCCAGGAACCCACCCGAAAGCGTAAAATCCTCCTTCACCGGGACGAGATTCGCCGTTTGATCGGGAAGATGGCCATCAAAGGCCTCACCCTTGTGCCCCTGGAGCTCTATTTCTCCAAGTCGGGCTTCGCCAAGGTCAAATTGGGCCTGGCCAAGGGCAAAACCGCGCCGGACCAGCGGGAAGACAAAAAACGCAAGGATTTGCAGCGGGAAATGCGTCGGGATTTTTCGGGGCGGCACAGGGTATAA
- a CDS encoding tetratricopeptide repeat protein, whose product MKIAALSRRTRLTLPLALMALGAAPLWAGSTAADAAENSSISAPLGRSAAIETDLAAGHAVAARLKSLEWAHAEPRSADAWTWVGRAYLAEGRNRRAVRAFNRALKWSPHNARAFWGRGQAFEKRGRLDEAANEYRAAVLADPHLADAQSALSRLKDQASLPE is encoded by the coding sequence GTGAAGATCGCCGCGCTGTCCCGCCGTACGCGTCTGACCCTCCCCTTGGCCCTGATGGCCCTGGGGGCGGCTCCCCTGTGGGCGGGTTCAACGGCGGCCGACGCCGCGGAAAATTCCTCGATTTCGGCCCCCCTCGGGCGTTCCGCCGCCATTGAAACCGATTTGGCAGCGGGGCACGCCGTCGCCGCACGGCTGAAATCCCTGGAGTGGGCCCACGCGGAGCCCCGATCGGCCGATGCCTGGACCTGGGTCGGCCGGGCCTATTTGGCCGAGGGCAGGAATCGACGGGCCGTTCGGGCCTTCAACCGGGCGCTCAAATGGTCGCCCCACAACGCCCGGGCCTTCTGGGGCCGGGGACAAGCCTTTGAAAAGCGCGGCCGTTTGGACGAAGCCGCCAACGAATACCGGGCCGCCGTGTTGGCCGATCCCCATCTGGCCGACGCCCAAAGCGCCCTGTCCCGGCTCAAAGACCAAGCGTCGTTGCCGGAATAG
- a CDS encoding DUF4398 domain-containing protein — translation MRIVTRATTFLSAVLLALAFGCAKPPTIEITDAENAVNSAEQAGALEYATDNFQAAKDALSDAKTKVEAKDYKNALASALDAKAKAEAAQAAVESGKAAAKAEAQAGIDAIGKEISALGATVKKVKGAVAKELASAQSALEADWTKVQEDFLAANFTRVNSSLKAVTARVADLKAKAEAAAKPAPKTKGSKKK, via the coding sequence ATGCGAATCGTCACCCGTGCAACGACATTTTTGAGCGCCGTCCTTTTGGCCCTGGCCTTCGGCTGCGCGAAACCGCCGACCATTGAAATCACCGACGCCGAAAACGCGGTCAATTCCGCCGAACAAGCGGGCGCCCTGGAATACGCCACCGACAATTTCCAAGCCGCCAAAGACGCCCTGAGCGACGCCAAAACCAAAGTCGAAGCCAAAGATTATAAGAACGCCCTGGCCTCCGCCCTGGACGCGAAAGCCAAGGCCGAAGCCGCCCAGGCCGCCGTGGAATCCGGAAAAGCCGCCGCCAAAGCCGAAGCGCAGGCCGGGATCGACGCCATCGGAAAAGAAATTTCCGCCCTGGGCGCGACGGTCAAAAAAGTCAAAGGCGCCGTCGCCAAAGAATTGGCCAGCGCCCAAAGCGCCCTGGAAGCCGATTGGACCAAGGTCCAAGAGGATTTCCTGGCCGCCAACTTCACCCGCGTGAACTCGTCCCTGAAAGCCGTCACGGCCCGGGTGGCCGACCTGAAAGCCAAAGCCGAAGCGGCCGCCAAACCGGCCCCCAAAACCAAAGGCTCCAAAAAGAAATAA
- a CDS encoding outer membrane beta-barrel protein: protein MRKALGISLLALWAGTAARAEDRSPISVGLFGLTAVPLSPSEITDGYETGSSYGARLRHEVNDRWTLGGQFANHSFRSKADGQRSVTLQSVVFVAQRRFFDSRTWMPYTNATIGISRNRRDYFSNVRINNGLTAGLGVGTQWNFADLAAVSFELSLRHVDKASPSGKAAKIADGGILVSFYLPEGWVPLIPKEELSLEDLETPLDTAPGQVDEALQMQGEINRVLQQIEDGQTPPVTFEAGNSIMLTTSYEALDNIGAILRRHPEMKVRVYGFVEEEFVGGVVRGETLALARAETVRTYLNQNFRLSEGTLISAGLPPLPAVLDGQEPPPPPRHISFEVLP, encoded by the coding sequence GTGAGAAAGGCCCTGGGGATTTCCCTCCTGGCGCTTTGGGCCGGAACCGCGGCCCGGGCCGAGGACCGCTCCCCCATTTCCGTCGGGCTCTTCGGCCTCACCGCCGTCCCTCTTTCCCCCAGCGAGATCACCGACGGCTACGAAACAGGGTCTTCCTACGGCGCGCGCCTGCGGCACGAAGTGAACGACCGCTGGACCCTGGGCGGCCAGTTCGCCAACCACTCCTTCCGATCGAAAGCCGACGGGCAACGCTCCGTCACCCTCCAATCCGTCGTTTTTGTCGCCCAGCGGCGGTTCTTCGATTCCCGCACCTGGATGCCCTACACCAACGCCACGATCGGCATCAGCCGGAACCGCCGGGACTATTTCTCGAACGTGCGCATCAACAACGGCTTGACCGCCGGTCTGGGCGTGGGCACCCAATGGAATTTCGCCGATTTGGCCGCCGTCAGCTTTGAACTGAGCCTCCGCCACGTGGACAAGGCCTCTCCTTCGGGCAAGGCGGCCAAAATCGCCGACGGCGGCATCCTGGTTTCGTTCTATCTTCCCGAAGGCTGGGTGCCCCTGATTCCCAAGGAGGAACTCTCCCTGGAAGACCTGGAAACCCCCCTGGACACCGCGCCGGGGCAGGTGGACGAGGCCCTCCAAATGCAGGGCGAAATCAACCGGGTCCTCCAGCAAATCGAGGACGGCCAAACGCCGCCCGTCACCTTTGAAGCCGGCAATTCCATCATGCTGACCACCTCCTACGAGGCGTTGGACAACATCGGCGCCATCCTGCGCCGACACCCCGAGATGAAAGTCCGCGTCTACGGGTTCGTCGAGGAAGAATTCGTGGGCGGCGTGGTGCGGGGCGAAACCCTGGCCCTGGCCCGGGCCGAAACCGTGCGCACCTACCTAAACCAGAACTTCCGCCTGTCGGAAGGCACCCTCATCAGCGCGGGCCTGCCGCCCTTGCCGGCCGTCCTTGACGGCCAGGAGCCGCCGCCCCCGCCGCGACACATTTCCTTCGAGGTCCTGCCTTGA
- a CDS encoding 4-hydroxythreonine-4-phosphate dehydrogenase PdxA, with amino-acid sequence MPRPFLAITLGDPAGIGPLVGTRAALDPALRRRSRPLLVGDAWILHRLLPRGGLTVNPLPSIDDYLDRPGVANVLHVPHPEIRTLRRGAPQRVGGESAALSVRAAVGLALAGRVAAVVTGPASKESFRLAGLPHPGHTEMLAALCGVKKVEMVMAAGRRRTVLITRHLPLKNVPAALTTKKIIDAVLRVDAWGRTFLGLRGGPRWLLCGLNPHAGDGGLLGNEEIRIVAPAAAALRKKGLRILGPWPADVAWARHAAGESDFVASLYHDQGMIPLKTLDGRRLVNITVGLPFVRTSPGHGTAFDVAAGPRAEERADPAPTLEAARVALDLARRGLR; translated from the coding sequence ATGCCGCGGCCATTTTTGGCCATCACGCTCGGCGACCCGGCGGGCATCGGCCCCTTGGTGGGCACCCGGGCGGCCCTGGACCCCGCCCTTCGGCGCCGGTCCCGTCCTCTGCTGGTGGGGGACGCTTGGATTCTTCACCGCCTCCTTCCCCGGGGGGGCCTCACGGTCAACCCCCTCCCCTCCATCGACGATTATCTAGACCGGCCCGGAGTGGCCAACGTGTTGCATGTCCCCCATCCGGAGATTCGAACCCTTCGCCGTGGCGCACCCCAGCGAGTGGGCGGCGAATCCGCCGCCCTTTCCGTTCGGGCCGCGGTGGGATTGGCCCTGGCCGGTCGCGTGGCCGCCGTGGTGACCGGCCCGGCCTCCAAGGAATCCTTTCGATTGGCCGGCCTGCCCCACCCCGGGCACACCGAGATGCTGGCGGCCCTGTGCGGCGTCAAGAAGGTGGAAATGGTCATGGCCGCCGGCCGGCGACGCACGGTGCTCATCACCCGTCACCTCCCATTGAAAAACGTTCCGGCGGCTTTGACGACGAAAAAAATCATCGACGCGGTCCTCCGGGTGGACGCCTGGGGACGAACGTTTCTGGGCCTTCGGGGCGGACCCCGGTGGCTTCTGTGCGGGTTGAACCCCCACGCGGGCGACGGCGGCCTATTGGGCAACGAGGAAATCCGAATCGTGGCGCCCGCCGCCGCGGCCCTTCGGAAAAAAGGCCTACGAATCCTGGGCCCCTGGCCCGCGGACGTGGCCTGGGCCCGGCACGCGGCCGGCGAAAGCGACTTTGTGGCGAGCCTCTATCACGATCAAGGCATGATCCCTTTAAAAACCCTCGACGGCCGGCGGTTGGTCAACATCACGGTCGGCCTCCCTTTTGTGCGGACCTCGCCGGGGCACGGCACCGCTTTCGACGTGGCGGCCGGCCCCCGGGCCGAGGAACGGGCCGACCCCGCGCCGACGTTGGAAGCCGCCCGGGTGGCCCTGGACCTCGCGCGGCGGGGCCTTCGGTGA